The stretch of DNA AACAATACGGGAGAGAGGTTTAAACAAAATTGTGTCCAGATAAATGCACTGGATGGCAACCATACTTGAATTTGAGCGCACCAAATGCCTTGAGGGTATTTCTGAGCAGTTTTCTAAATAGCTTCCACCCTTCTTAGATTTTCTTGGTGGGAGTCtgtgaaaagaggaagaagagaaatggaaagccTTTAAAAACTGATATATTGAGGAGTTGCGTTTGACTGGGATGTGAGATTTGAAGAACGGAGCTGTGCCTGCCCTCTCAAAGTCATCTGgtaaaggaaaaccaaagctccGTGTCAGAAATGAGCCTCCCctgtgctcagccccagcagTCCCCTCGGCTGTCCCCAGGGACGCAGATCCACAGATGGAGCGCCAGGGGAGCTGCCTAAAAAAATAGTGACGTTAACGAATGCAAACATGTTGCATTCATTGCTAATTGCAGTGGAGCAGTAAACTGACTTCGTTCATCCTTCCTCCCATGTAGAAGGTAGAAGTCAACGCTGCAAGTGGTGTCAGAGCACGCCATGTCGGTGGGGGGGAGCCGCTGCTGGTTGACTCATCACGGGCAAGCGTAAGCagaaagcccagcagcagaaacaggGCGTGAAGGCTACACCCTCCTGTAAGGGAGCAGGAATCAGCGGTGCTCCTTAAGGTCTTGTGAAGGCTGTAGCTGTGACGCTGCCAGCGGCGGCAGGATTTGTGCCTCTCTGTACCGAGAAGGAATTGAGAACTGGCAAGTGTCCAGagagaagcaataaaaatagCCATGAGGTCAGAGCAACTGTTCACTTCCCTGTGCTCAGTGAGGTAGGGACAGGCCCTGGTCTAGCTGTCCGTGGTCTACAGCACATGTAAGATGTGGCCACATGCTGGCTTCCACCGCCTAGTGATTCCCATCTATCCTAAGGACgttctcctcttctgctgcatTCTTACTTCTTTCCGTCGACTGTTGttccctgcagccctcctggaTCTGTCTGGTGTCCACCAGGTCAAGGGCACATGGATGGGATCCATCACTTTACCATGTACCTACACGCCCTCAGAAGGTTTCACACAGGAAACGCTCAGCTGGAGCATGGAGCGAGACTACAGCACCTCTACTGTCTTTCGGAGGGATGATTCTGGTGACCACATCTTGTTGTCTCGGTTCCGAAATCGGGTCGGCGTCCCAAAGCACAGCCCAGGGGATGCCTCGCTCCTAATTGAGAACCTTGAAATCCCTGACAGTGGACACTACACCTGTCAAGTCACCTGGAGGTCAAAAAATAACAGCTTGATAACAAAGGAGTTGACGACTATTGTCAAAGTTGTCAAAGGTAAATCCAGCAATGAAGCCCTGCTCTTGTGTAGCCCGACTGACCCACACAGCATGTAGAAGAAGCAGCTGGTGGGAATAGTCTTTCACACCATACTGTCTCCCCGCATCCAGGCTGGGTGTTGAGGCATCCTCCTCCCTTGCTGTGTTAGCCCTTCTTCTCCACTCGTGGGGCTGTAGGGATGGACTGGGGAAGGGGGATCAGTTAGGATACGCCCCAGTCTGGATCTACCGATGGGCTGCTTCAACCCGTGGTGCTTAAGATAACATCCAGACCCGGGTTAGGTTTTGTGCGGGTAGCCAGTATCTCTGTGGTTCTTGCAGCAAGTAGGACAACAAGTGGGTGTTGTACTAGCCAAATCTGCCTTCTCCCCTTCCCGAGCACCCTCAGCGTTTGCTGGAAAGAACTGGCTTACTGCAAGAGGGACACCCCCTCAACAGAGCGGGTCTTGTGCGATACGGCAGTAGCAATGGTGGCATAGCTGGTGTAAACCTGGCTTTAGGCACAGGTGAACTGAGCTTAACCTGAGCAGAGCGGTGCCGTGAGAGCGGTGCCCCTCTTCCTCCTGGGAAAGCACTGAAAGCCAGAGCAAGACCTGctgtggaggagggggaagaaccTTCCCCACCGCAGCCATGGCCAGCCTGACCTGGGCCCCATCTGCTTTGTCTTCCAGTTGCAGTGACCAAGCCCGTCATCAGGGCTGGCAAGCTGGGGCTGACGGTCCCGGCCGGAGCCAGGACCAGCCTGACCTGTGTGGCCAGCGGCTCCCCCCCCATCAGCTATCGCTGGTTCAGGAGCagcccaggagggaaagcccagCTCCTGAGCAGCCAGGCGGAGCTGGCGTGGGACAGCCTGCGGCTCTCCGACGCTGGGATGTACTACTGTGAGGCGGAAAACAGGGTCGGGGACGGGGCTGTGCAGCAGAGCGACGCTGTTGAGCTGAGGGTGAGAGGTGAGTTCCCAGCCTGGAGCTCCTTGTCTCCACCGCAGAAGACTGGGGCAGGGAGTTTCCTCTTTCGTAGCAGGATCAGACACATAACGCTGAATACGAATCATGTCTTGATTGCCACCCAGAGAGGAAACCACAGGGGCTGGCATCCTCCCTGCTTCAGAGTGTGCCTGATCGTGGCAGGGGTCAGGAaaatgtcccctgtgtccctctgtGATCAGGACTGTGCAGGATGGGTGCCTGGCTCTTGCGCTTGGCACGTCTTGCTCTTACCTGGCTTGTACTGCAGACAGGGTGTGGGGAAACAGCCTGACGACCAGTTTCTCCCGTAGAGTTCCCAGCCAGTtggcagcccagccctgggaccGGCAGGCACAGCagacccccgcccaccccccgaGGCGATGCTCCCCAGCCAGTGCCCACAGGTAAGTGAcccgggctgcaggggaagggctGCTCTCACCCTGGGGCTCTGTGAGCGACGGAGAAGGTGAGTGAGACAAATTCACTTGACATGCCTTTTGGGCTGCAGGTCCTCTTTGCAGGTGGGATAGAAAGAGTCCACCCTGTCCCCTGGGGGCAGCTGCTCAGCTGTGGGTAGCGGGGTCAgagcccccggcacagcagcagagccagggctaGAGGGACCACGTCCTGGGAAACCAGGGGGTTGCGCAGCTTCAGCAGGAGGTCACCTGGGGCAAGAAACCTGGCTTGGGGCAACAGGGAGCCTCGAGGTGCGGCTGCTGATGGTAAAGCACCCCAGGGAGTCACCGTAGGAGAGAAAGTCCTGCGGAAACCTGGATAAGTCCCAGTGACACAAAGCCGAAGCATTCCCTGGCCGTGCTGTAGCCAGCCACAAGAGCTGGTGCCTAGAGGTGTACCACGGCGGCCAGGACTTCCAGGGACCCGGGGGGACACAAATGCCACACGCTGCCTGCAGGACTGCTGGCAGAACACACACAGAACGACACGTCAGGGATAAAAATCTGGCTTGTCACTGCAAGTGCAGGTCCAGTGGGTGTTTTCTTTCCGTCCATCTCCGACGTGTTAGCCTGAGGGCATCAAAGTGGCGTGCTCGTCAAAACAGGGCAGGCAGCTTCAGGGCAGCAGTTATGTCCAGCCCAGGAGAGCTGTGCCGTTGAGATCCAGCACCGGGCAGCCGGAGGGGCTCACCGGCGAGCGGAGATGGCTGCCGGCCCcgctgctgctttgcagagctaACCCAGCCCTGCCGATGCCACAGGGCAGCTGCGGGAAGGGTTACAATGCATTCACCCTTGTGCTTTGGCAGATCTGCCCCCAGCAGCAACGCTGGGCTCCAGGAGGGATGCCGTTTCGGAGCGGAGGGATGCTGTTTCGGAGGGGCCTCCCATTGCCACAGGTGAGTGGCGTTTCATGCTGGAAAACACCAGATTTGCACTGGCAAGGGCAGGGTGATGAATGCTGTGCGTAGACCGAACAGCAAACCTGGCTGCTGCGGGGAAGAAATCAA from Chroicocephalus ridibundus chromosome 9, bChrRid1.1, whole genome shotgun sequence encodes:
- the LOC134520813 gene encoding V-set and immunoglobulin domain-containing protein 4-like; translated protein: MELSINRKRILDDKGQKKGKCSSLAFWSQECGALSQSAGKGGRTCSSGRMGEVVRIVVFVMAFISCNALLDLSGVHQVKGTWMGSITLPCTYTPSEGFTQETLSWSMERDYSTSTVFRRDDSGDHILLSRFRNRVGVPKHSPGDASLLIENLEIPDSGHYTCQVTWRSKNNSLITKELTTIVKVVKVAVTKPVIRAGKLGLTVPAGARTSLTCVASGSPPISYRWFRSSPGGKAQLLSSQAELAWDSLRLSDAGMYYCEAENRVGDGAVQQSDAVELRVREFPASWQPSPGTGRHSRPPPTPRGDAPQPVPTDLPPAATLGSRRDAVSERRDAVSEGPPIATGPPPAALPPHLYALAAALGGVALGALAAALLLRRLRKKKEPAYEVAFYSTADVTRLETDMEVPVKCLQEETNSKTETANDTFTMKDNRRGSICIRKNPEYENLVTAMESEFETEKNY